One part of the Eubalaena glacialis isolate mEubGla1 chromosome 19, mEubGla1.1.hap2.+ XY, whole genome shotgun sequence genome encodes these proteins:
- the GPR142 gene encoding LOW QUALITY PROTEIN: probable G-protein coupled receptor 142 (The sequence of the model RefSeq protein was modified relative to this genomic sequence to represent the inferred CDS: deleted 1 base in 1 codon), giving the protein MMRGSCWDHQKKPQVTQDSGPRSMRLAGQETAGQLQVTLLFTPNGSGLSQEFEGDWPEIPERSPCVAGVIPVIYYSVLLGLGLPVNLLTTVALARLAARTRKPSYYYLLALTASDIITQVVIVFVGFLLQGAVLARKVPQAVVRAANILEFAANHASVWIAVLLTVDRYGALCHPLHHRATSSPGRTCRAIAAVLGAALLTGIPFYWWTDVWRDEDPPSTLDEVLKWAHCLIVYFIPCGVFLVANSAIVCQLQRRGQSGPRPRVGKSTAILLGVTTLFALLWAPRIFVMLYHLYVAPVYRDWKIHLALDVANMAAMLNTAVNFGLYSFVSKTFRATVQEVIHDARLPCTLGSQPAGMVAEPVLKPAGLPRGAEV; this is encoded by the exons ATGATGAGAGGGAGCTGCTGGGACCACCAGAAAAAGCCACAG GTGACCCAGGACTCAGGACCCAGGAGCATGAGGCTTGCAGGACAAGAGACAG CTGGCCAGCTACAGGTGACTCTGCTGTTCACACCCAATGGCAGTGGGCTGAGCCAGGAGTTTGAAGGCGATTGGCCGGAGATCCCAGAGAGGTCCCCATGTGTGGCCGGGGTCATCCCTGTCATCTACTACAGCGTCCTGCTGGGCCTGGGGCTGCCTG TCAACCTCCTGACCACAGTGGCCCTGGCCCGCCTCGCCGCCAGGACCAGGAAGCCCTCCTACTACTACCTTCTGGCGCTCACGGCCTCGGATATCATCACCCAGGTAGTCATCGTGTTCGTGGGCTTCCTCCTGCAGGGAGCCGTGCTGGCCCGAAAGGTGCCCCAGGCTGTGGTGCGCGCGGCTAACATCCTGGAGTTTGCTGCCAACCACGCCTCAGTCTGGATCGCCGTCCTGCTCACAGTCGACCGGTACGGCGCCCTGTGCCACCCCCTGCACCATCGGGCCACGTCGTCCCCAGGCCGGACCTGTCGGGCCATCGCTGCTGTCCTTGGTGCTGCCCTGCTGACTGGCATCCCCTTCTACTGGTGGACGGACGTGTGGAGGGACGAGGACCCCCCCAGCACACTGGACGAGGTCCTCAAGTGGGCTCACTGCCTCATCGTCTATTTCATCCCTTGTGGCGTTTTCCTGGTCGCCAACTCGGCCATTGTCTGCCAGCTACAGAGAAGGGGCCAGAGTGGGCCTCGGCCCCGGGTGGGCAAGAGCACCGCCATCCTCCTGGGTGTCACCACGCTCTTCGCCCTCCTTTGGGCACCCCGGATCTTTGTCATGCTCTACCACCTGTACGTGGCCCCCGTCTACAGGGACTGGAAGATCCACCTGGCCTTGGATGTGGCCAACATGGCGGCCATGCTCAACACAGCAGTCAACTTTGGGCTCTACTCCTTTGTGAGCAAGACTTTCCGGGCTACTGTCCAAGAGGTCATCCATGACGCCCGCCTGCCCTGCACCCTGGGGTCACAGCCAGCGGGCATGGTGGCGGAACCTGTGCTGAAGCCTGCAGGACTCCCCAGAGGGGCAGAAGTGTAG